From a region of the Thermodesulfobacteriota bacterium genome:
- a CDS encoding Hsp20/alpha crystallin family protein has protein sequence MAREPVFPSLRFEVDRLFDTLVHTTWGRSPEASSWKPACDVVEEPDRYWIQMDVPGVRASDLSIAAEGRTLRVEGVRQRVRRRGGEHHHLVERTCGRFERAFHLPADADPDGIHAHLEDGVLSIEIPRRENRSPR, from the coding sequence ATGGCCCGAGAGCCCGTCTTCCCTTCCTTGCGCTTCGAGGTGGACCGCCTCTTCGACACCCTGGTCCACACGACCTGGGGTCGCAGCCCTGAAGCCTCCTCCTGGAAACCCGCCTGCGACGTGGTGGAGGAGCCCGACCGATACTGGATCCAGATGGACGTGCCCGGGGTGCGGGCCTCCGATCTCTCCATTGCCGCGGAGGGCCGGACGTTGCGGGTGGAGGGGGTGCGCCAGCGGGTGCGCCGCCGGGGAGGAGAGCACCACCATTTGGTGGAGCGCACGTGCGGCCGCTTCGAGCGCGCGTTTCACCTTCCCGCGGACGCGGATCCGGACGGCATTCACGCCCACCTCGAGGACGGGGTGCTCAGCATCGAGATCCCGCGGCGGGAGAACAGGAGCCCCCGATGA
- a CDS encoding GNAT family N-acetyltransferase, which yields MFNFAVYRKFLTLNNGKRVLVRPLLAEDHKRLFDLFAEASEEDAKFLKDEVKKPETVDRWIAHLDYGRVMPLVAYCDDRLVGDVALYIGAKTVRHVGEIRIFLASDFRGVGLGSKMLQEMFEIAKKVNLQFLKAEVILDHVKVVKAFRRLGFDLRCTLDDYFLRRDGVAHDVALMMKRLTRPEEYTF from the coding sequence ATGTTCAACTTCGCCGTGTACCGGAAATTTCTCACCCTGAACAACGGCAAGCGGGTCCTGGTCCGCCCCCTTCTCGCCGAGGACCACAAGCGCCTCTTCGACCTCTTCGCCGAGGCCTCCGAGGAGGACGCAAAGTTCCTCAAGGACGAAGTCAAGAAGCCCGAGACGGTGGATCGCTGGATCGCCCACCTCGACTACGGGCGCGTCATGCCGCTCGTGGCGTACTGCGACGACCGCCTGGTGGGGGACGTGGCGCTCTACATCGGGGCCAAGACCGTGCGCCACGTGGGCGAGATCCGCATCTTCCTCGCGTCGGACTTCCGCGGGGTGGGCCTGGGGAGCAAGATGCTCCAGGAGATGTTCGAGATCGCAAAGAAGGTGAACCTCCAGTTTCTGAAGGCCGAGGTCATCCTGGACCACGTGAAGGTCGTGAAGGCCTTCCGGCGCCTGGGCTTCGACCTGCGGTGCACGCTCGACGACTACTTCCTGCGCCGGGACGGGGTGGCCCACGACGTGGCGCTGATGATGAAGCGGCTGACGCGACCGGAGGAGTACACCTTCTAG
- a CDS encoding DUF4382 domain-containing protein, whose amino-acid sequence MRRIEKSAWMRWLLAGAVLALWTLAGCGGAGDTADGGASPSGRVAVVLTDGPADDFDQINVTITRIELFASAGEKVAVFQGPPREFNLLALAGESELFALAEVPAGTYEKIRLTVSTLELVRLRDDGTVAESHSPSLPGNGKIDLNPRGAFHVGTGETVVVQLDLDARKSIHVVQAGNKDKYVFRPVVFVDVLRREFPGKLTRIKGEVQEVSPDGSFLLCPAGTFGDSAAWGRCVAVAVDAQTSFFGPEGSPVEGVEEGDAVEAVGRFRLVPDAVPGAEFPVFDALVVEIGAYLKLTGTVRSAPVVTGTFGTFLFELDRGQGITGNLEVQTHLFQGTRFFSREGEELEIDALEVGSRASIDGVLFLSNTAIAADVLKAALVVVEITPEAPGDMEGVIADIEAPARRLTLGGGACALVPSGARLFRMTQAPGGTSVALVPLAFSDLAAGQTVRLFGVFDDSCLRTDVGFVLENLE is encoded by the coding sequence ATGAGACGGATCGAGAAGTCGGCGTGGATGCGCTGGCTGCTTGCCGGGGCAGTCCTGGCCCTGTGGACCCTGGCGGGCTGCGGCGGGGCCGGGGATACGGCGGACGGGGGAGCGAGCCCAAGTGGCCGGGTGGCGGTGGTGCTGACCGACGGGCCGGCGGACGACTTCGACCAGATCAACGTGACCATCACCCGCATCGAGCTCTTTGCCTCGGCGGGCGAGAAGGTCGCCGTATTCCAGGGACCGCCGAGGGAGTTCAATCTCCTGGCCCTGGCAGGGGAGTCGGAGCTCTTCGCCCTGGCGGAGGTGCCGGCGGGAACCTACGAGAAGATCCGGCTCACCGTGAGCACCCTGGAGCTCGTGCGGCTGCGGGACGACGGCACAGTGGCCGAGAGCCACAGCCCCTCCCTGCCCGGCAACGGGAAGATCGACCTGAATCCCCGTGGGGCCTTCCACGTGGGGACCGGGGAAACGGTGGTCGTGCAGCTCGACCTGGACGCCCGAAAGTCCATCCACGTAGTCCAGGCGGGCAACAAGGACAAGTACGTCTTCCGGCCCGTGGTCTTCGTCGACGTGCTCCGCCGCGAGTTCCCCGGCAAGCTCACCCGGATCAAGGGAGAGGTGCAGGAAGTCTCGCCGGACGGCTCCTTCCTGCTCTGCCCCGCCGGCACGTTCGGGGACAGTGCCGCCTGGGGGCGGTGCGTCGCGGTGGCCGTGGACGCCCAGACCTCCTTTTTCGGTCCGGAAGGAAGCCCGGTCGAAGGCGTGGAGGAGGGAGACGCCGTGGAGGCGGTGGGCCGCTTCCGCCTCGTACCCGACGCGGTTCCCGGGGCGGAGTTCCCCGTCTTCGACGCCCTGGTGGTCGAGATCGGCGCCTACCTCAAGCTCACGGGCACGGTGCGCTCCGCCCCCGTGGTCACAGGGACGTTCGGCACCTTTCTGTTCGAGCTGGACCGGGGCCAGGGCATCACCGGCAACCTCGAGGTCCAGACCCACCTCTTCCAGGGCACCCGGTTCTTCTCCCGGGAGGGCGAGGAGCTGGAGATCGACGCCCTCGAAGTGGGCAGCCGCGCCAGCATCGACGGCGTACTCTTCCTCTCGAACACGGCGATCGCCGCCGACGTGCTCAAGGCTGCCCTGGTGGTGGTGGAGATCACGCCGGAGGCCCCCGGCGACATGGAAGGGGTGATCGCGGACATCGAGGCCCCGGCACGCCGCCTGACCCTGGGGGGCGGGGCCTGCGCCCTGGTGCCCTCGGGAGCCCGGCTCTTCCGCATGACCCAGGCCCCCGGGGGGACGTCGGTCGCCCTCGTCCCCCTGGCGTTCTCCGACCTCGCCGCCGGCCAGACCGTGCGGCTCTTCGGGGTTTTCGACGACAGCTGCCTGCGCACCGACGTGGGGTTTGTACTGGAGAACCTGGAGTAG
- a CDS encoding DUF3365 domain-containing protein, which produces MGRPIAGCLGLGILLCALGGPGLAEEPRVTQEWSRQGRAVAAGFMAELRTELLAALEAGGPVNGIEVCRGKAREIAERHSRESGFRVGRTSSRSRVRNPRNTPDAWEAKVFATFQARAAAGEPPGGLEHSEVVDQGGRRVFRQLLAIPMGEPCLACHGEKLDAKVQGAIHALYPEDRAVGFRVGEVRGAFTLSRDLE; this is translated from the coding sequence ATGGGACGCCCTATCGCCGGATGCCTGGGCCTGGGCATTCTTCTTTGCGCCCTGGGCGGGCCGGGCCTCGCCGAAGAGCCTCGGGTCACCCAGGAGTGGAGCCGGCAGGGCCGGGCGGTCGCCGCGGGCTTCATGGCCGAGCTCCGAACCGAGCTCCTCGCCGCCCTGGAAGCCGGAGGGCCGGTGAACGGCATCGAGGTCTGCCGAGGAAAGGCGCGGGAGATCGCCGAGCGACACTCCCGGGAGAGCGGATTCCGGGTGGGACGCACGAGCTCCCGCTCCCGTGTGCGCAACCCCCGCAACACCCCCGATGCCTGGGAAGCGAAAGTCTTCGCGACCTTCCAGGCCCGGGCAGCGGCAGGCGAACCACCCGGCGGCCTGGAACACTCCGAGGTGGTGGACCAGGGCGGCAGGCGCGTCTTCCGCCAGCTCCTGGCCATCCCCATGGGGGAGCCCTGCCTGGCGTGCCACGGGGAGAAACTGGACGCCAAGGTCCAGGGGGCGATTCACGCGCTCTATCCGGAGGACCGCGCCGTGGGCTTCCGGGTGGGGGAGGTTCGCGGTGCCTTTACCCTGAGCCGGGATCTGGAATGA
- a CDS encoding RNA-binding S4 domain-containing protein, protein MPIRTEWIRLDQLLKLADAVSGGGEAKVLVQQGDVRVNGQVETRRGRKLRPGDTAEIGARLLRVTAGS, encoded by the coding sequence GTGCCGATCCGCACGGAGTGGATTCGCCTGGATCAGCTCCTCAAGCTCGCCGACGCCGTCTCCGGCGGGGGCGAGGCCAAGGTCCTCGTGCAGCAGGGGGACGTGCGGGTGAACGGGCAGGTGGAGACGCGTCGGGGGCGAAAGCTCCGCCCAGGGGATACCGCCGAGATCGGCGCGCGCCTGCTTCGGGTCACGGCCGGCTCCTGA
- a CDS encoding roadblock/LC7 domain-containing protein, with amino-acid sequence MDIVLSHQALEDIAAILDKDLLRAGADCAVVVDRAGYVIVNRGDPSTLDVVALAALSAANYGATEQIAKIIGEHDFALLFHKGKNESVHYTKMGDDYFLITLFGKEVSLGLIRMRTAQVKDRILPILHGEK; translated from the coding sequence GTGGACATCGTCCTCTCCCATCAAGCGCTCGAAGACATTGCCGCCATCCTCGACAAAGACCTGCTGCGGGCCGGGGCCGACTGCGCCGTGGTGGTGGACCGCGCCGGGTACGTGATCGTCAACCGGGGCGACCCCTCCACCCTCGACGTCGTGGCCCTGGCGGCGCTGTCTGCCGCCAACTACGGCGCCACGGAGCAGATTGCCAAGATCATCGGCGAACACGACTTCGCCCTCCTGTTCCACAAGGGAAAGAACGAGAGCGTCCACTACACGAAGATGGGGGACGACTACTTCCTCATCACCCTCTTCGGCAAGGAGGTCTCCCTGGGGCTCATCCGCATGCGGACCGCCCAGGTGAAGGACCGGATCCTGCCGATCCTGCATGGGGAGAAGTAG